The Algiphilus sp. region CCTGGCGGAGATTGCCGAGCGCCTGGGCTACACCGAGCCCGCCGCCTTCCACAATGCCTTCAAGCGCTGGAAGGGCATTTCCCCCAGCGCCTTCCGGCGCAGCCGGAGCGAGCCGCCCCGCGACCTTCCGGCAGGGCGGTAGCCCCGGATCACAGCGTCTTCAGGTACTCGATGATGGCGCGTCGCTCCTGATCGGTGAGCACGACCGTGAAGTCGTGCCCGTCATGGCTCTGGCTGTAGTCGTTGGTGTTGTACACCTTGCGCTGCTCGATCTGCGCCTGCGTCAGGACCGGAATGGAGGGCGCGTACCACAGGAAGGGGTTCACGCTGTAGAGCAGCGATGACAGCGACTGCACCGCGGACGGGATCGACTCGCCGCGGCGCACGCAATCGATGCCCGGTGTCGCCCCGTCATCGCCGCACTGCAGCACCTCGTGCTTCCAGCCGAGCCGGTCATGGTCGTAGGCGCGCTGCAGATCCGTGTCGTAACCCATCACGACCTGATCGGCGTGCTCCTGGCCCTGCGGCATCGGCCTGGATGGACGACGCCAGATGGTCGGCCGTGCCCCGGGATCGAGCACGCCCCAGACATCGGGCACCGAACCGTTGTGGAAGTACGGGGCCGACGCCCAGACACCATGCAGCGGTGGCGCCAGATACCCGGTCGGTCGGCCCTCGCGCAGCTCGGCACGGTTCTGGGTCGAGCAGTCCTCGGCCGTGCCCACGGTCTCGGGATAAGCGAAGAAGTCGCGCTTGCCATACTGCTCCGCGGCCTCGTTGTCGCTGAGCATGCGCTGCGGATTCGTACCGATGACATCCTGCGCGACGATGTAGCTGGACACGCCAGCGAGTTCCGGCGCTTCCAGCCAGGCGGGATCGTTCACGTAGCGCGGCGAGTAGGCGCCGTGGCAGCTCGAGCAGGAACCGTTGCCACCGGCAGGCGGCGGCGCGGGATTGTCCAGGTTCCCGGCCCACAGATCCTTGCTGTGGAACAGGATCGCGCCCTGGCGAGCGAGCTCGGGATCGACATCCCCCGGGTACGCGGGGGACTTCAGCGACATCAGGTAGGTATCCGCCTCGCGCGCGTGCTCGCGCACCCACGCGGTCGCGCTGCGCGAGTCGAAGGGTACGGGGGCATCCATCATCGGGATGAAGAAGCCGATGTTCGAGCGCAGCGCCCCCATGGGCAGGAATCCGTCCACGAACTTGGTGGCGCGACTGCCCACGTTCCACCACGCCGGCGTATCCAGCGAACCGCCGTTGGGGGAGGCGAGATAGAACCGCAGCATGCCGCGGCGCAGCCCTTCGTCGTTCGGCGTCAGCAGGGTGATGATCTGCAGGGCGAGCGCATTGTTGGTTCCGCGGGTCTTGCCGACGGTGAGCGGCAGCAGCGCGCCCACGACCGGGAGCTTGGGACGCAGGATCGCGTCCGTGAACAGCAGCGGGAATTCGCTCAAGTTGTTGCCGTTGCCGTACACCACGCCGAGGTCGTCCCCGTCGGCGCTGGTGCCGATCCTGCCGGAATGACAGGAGTGACAGGTCACGCCCAGCTTCCCGGTCCACGTACCGTCCGGCTCGCGGACCTGCGTGAGGCCGGTCGGCAGCTGGCCACTGCCACCGTCGGTGGCGTCGGGATCCTCGCCGGGCAGCGGATAGGGATTGGACGCTTCGCCCATCGCCAGTCCGTAGCGTTCGGCCACCAGTTGATCGAAGTTGGCCGGCCGCGACGCCATGCCCCACTGCCGCCACAGATTGTTGTAGTCGCGCGCCGCAATCTGGAGGAATCCGTCGGTATCGTCTCCGGCGAAGAAGGTGCCGGCGCCGACGGCCCCGTTGCCCAGGATCAGCGTGCGCCCCGCCGCGGTCTGCGCGCGAAGCTCCCCGCAGGTCGCGGGCGGCGCATCCTCGCCGACCAGTTCGGGATCGGCGTGGCAGTGCTTCCAGTACGAGTTGAAGTAGACGGCGCGCCCCTCGTTGACACCGGGCCGGACCAGCGATCGCGGATCGGCCGGAAGCGCGGCCGCGTCGTCCCGGCCGGCGCAGTAATCGAACCAGGCGTGCCCGCCGCGCCGGCTGCCCAGCAGGGGCAGTTCGTCCTCGGGCGCATCATCGGGCGCACCGGCGAGCAGCGCCTCGCAGCCGTCCGGGTCGCCGAAGCAGCCCAGCAGCACTGCCATGGCGTCGTGTGCGGAACTGCCTTCCGGCCACGGCGCGCCACCGGTATGCGGCGCCTCTCCGCCCGAGGCCATGAGCAGGATGCGCGACGTCGGGTTGTTGCCGCCCAGCCGCTCCCAGCTGGCCCGCAGATGACCCAGATCCGCGTCCGGGTTGTCGCCGAGCATGAAGTCGCGACCGTCCTCGACATCGGCCGCCGCCCCGGGCACGTGGCACGAGCGACAGAAGGTCAGACGCGGCTGTATCTGGTCGGTGAAGAGCGCCTCCATGGTGGCAGCGCGTACACCGGTGCCGCCGGTGCTGCCGCCCCCCGATGCCGCACCGCCGCTGTAGTCGCCGCTGCATGCGGCGAGGCACATCATCAACGCGCCCGGCAGGACGCCCTTGAAACGATACCGGAGCATTTCGGGAAATCACCTCTGCATGGCTCGGCGTCGATGTGCCGGCCCGAATGGTTCGAGTAAAAGCTACATATGTCATTTTACGGCGTCAATCGGCGCCTCGCCCACCACTTGTCGGCGCAACGCAGCCGCGCGAACCGGGTGCTTCCGCCGGCGCGACGGTCGGGATACATTGGCGGCTGCCGCTACACCGACCCTCGGAGACAGGTCATGTCCCACGCCCAGATTCGCTCGCGCCTCTGCCGATCCATCCTCCCGCTCGCCGCTGCGGCCCTGGCGGCGTGCGGATCATCGGGAGGCGATGAGCCGGCAGCGCCGGGGTCGGATCCGCTCGCCACGCCGAAGAACCGCCTTGCGCAGCAGGCCTTCGAGAGCTGCGACGCGTTCCGCACCTACTTTGCCGATGCGCTGGCCGAGGAGTACCTCACCGGATACGCGTACGGATACGGATGCTTCGGATGCGGGCCGGCAATCGCCGAAGGTGGTGACGACCTCGGCGGCGCCGATGGCGCGCCGGTGGCGTCGCCCGAACCCAGTGCGCCGCCGCAGCGCGATGTGACGGACACCAACACGCAGGTGAGCGGCGTCGACGAAGCCGATCTCATCGAGACCGACCCCGACAGCACCGACATCTACTTCGTCTCCCGCGACCGTGGCGAGCTGCTGGTGATCGATACCGCCGATCCGGCGAGTCCGGCCGTGCGCGCCCGCATCGATCTCGACAGCGAGCGCCGGGTCCGCGGCATGTACCTGGACGCTGCCAATGACCGACTGGCCATCCTGTTCGAGGCCGGCTACGTCTATCTCGACGCACCGGCGGTGACCGGTATCGCTGCCGATGCCGTCATCGCGCCGCCACCAAATTTCGCGGATGGAACGGAGGTGCGCTTCTTCGACGTCAGTGATCCGGCGGCGCCGATGGCCGTGGGCCGTTACCGCAACGACGGACTGCTGGTCGACAGCCGTCGCATCGACGACCGCATTCACCTCGTCACGCAGTTCGGCTTCCCCTACCCCTCGGCGCTGCAGCAGGATGCCGCGTTCCAGGATCTGGTCTACGGCGACTATCCGCGGGCGCTGCGCAACGGCGACACCGCCGAGCAGGAGCGCCTGGCACGGGAGATACGCGGCCGCATCACGGCCGCGGTCGAGGCCATGCCGATAGCGGATCTGCTGCCGGAAGAGCGCGTGGGCGACGCCCCCGGACAGACCCTCGCCTGTACGTCGGTCCAGCGTGCCGATGTCGATACCCGCCTCGGCATGCTGATGATCACCAGCATCGATACCGATGGCGGCCGCCCCGCGACACTGGGCACGATCAACAATGCGTGGACGGTCTACGGCAGCCGCGACAATCTCTACCTGCTGCAGACCAGCGGCGGCTGGTGGTTCGACCGCGACCAGCAGCAGCAGACCGCGATCTACCGATACGCCATCGGCACTGGCAGCGCCGTGCCCGGCCCGGTGGGCCTCGCCGACGGCTGGATCGATGACCCCTATCAGCTCGACGAGCACGAAGGCCACCTGCGCGTCGCGGCCACCGAAACCCGCTACAACGATGCCGGCGAGCGCACCGAGCGCAACAACCTCATGGTGCTCGACGTGGCCTCCATGGACGAGGTCGGTGCGCTGCGCAACTTCCTCCCCGACAAGCCGCGCGACACCATCCGCTCGGCGCGCTTCCTCGGGGACCGAGGCTATGTCGTGACCTTCGAGCAGATCGACCCCCTGGTGGCCTTCGACCTTTCGAGCCCGGCGAATCCCGTCCTGGCCGGCCAGCTCGACATCCCCGGCTTCTCCAGCTACATCTACCCGCTGGGCTCCGACTATCTGCTGACCATCGGACGGTCCGCCGGCGACGGCGGCATCGGCACCGGCAACGGCTTCCAGCTGCGCCTGTTCGACGTCACCAACCTCGCCGCGCCCACCGCGCTGGCCGACGAGACCCCCGCGCTTCTGGCCAACGAGTACGCCTACAGCCTCGCCGAGTACGAGCCGCTGGCCTTCACCTTCCTCGCGGACGGCGATGACGCACGCTCCGGCCTGCTGTCGATCCCGGCGCAGATCAGCGCGCCCGACAGCACACGCGCGCTGAGCGGCTTCATGGCCTACCGCATCGACCCGACACAGGGCGTCGACGGCATCGATGAATACGCCCGGATCGACCACAAGGACGTGCCGGCCGACGGTGGCGACCGCTGCCCGCCGCAGCGCGACGAACTGCCCCCGGACGGCTGCGGTGCCTTCGCGCCGGTGCGCTACAACGAGCCGCTGCGCTCGGCCATCGCACGGGAAGGCGAGACCACGACCCTGTTCACCTTCTCGTCCGCCAAGCTGAAGGTGCTCGATGCTTCGGACGCAACGGCATCGGAACGCGCGACGCTGCGCCTGGACTGATCGACCGCCGGGGCAGCGGCCGCGACAACACACCGACGGCCTTCACAGCGTCTTCAGATATTCCAGCAGCGCCCGCCGTTCGCTGTCCGTGAGGGCCTGCGTCCATTCGTGGCCGCGGTTCTTCTTGGAGTATATCTGCGTGTTGTAGATCATGCGCTGGGCCAGCCCCTGCTCGCCGATGGGTGGGGGCACCAGCCAGGTCGGCCAGACCAGCCCGCCCAGAATTGTGTCGTACAGCCACTGGATCTCCTGCGGCAGGTCCCGGTCCGGCTGGCAGCTGTAGTAGGGAATGCCGCTGCCGGCGCTGCATGACAGCACATCGTGCTTCCAGCCCATCCGCTCCCAGTCGTAGCCGCTCCGCCCGGCGGCGCCGTCGGTGATGCGCGTCTCGAACTGGTTGAAGTGCACATCGGTGGTGGTCCGCTGGCGCCGCCACATGTCGGGTCGGGCCTCGGGCTTGAGCACGCCCCAGACATCCGGCACCGAGCCGTTGTGGAAATAGGGCGCGCTGGCCCAGACGCCATGCAGCGGCGGCGTGACATAGCCCACGGTCTTCTCCTCGAAACTGCAGGCTCCCTTCACGCGTCCCGCGATCTCTCCCAGGGGCAGCTCCGGCACCAGGCCCCCAACGACCGGAACAAGAACGCTGCTCACCAGGTCCGCGACCGGCTGGAGTGCCCCCATCCCCTGCAGATGCTGATTGAGCTGCTCGGCCAGATCGGCGCCGCTGACACCCTGGATGAGGTAGTCATCCAGGGTCTCGCGCAGCCGGTTCTTCTCCTCGGGCACCACGTAGCCGTCGACGGCATCCGGATACGAGTGCCACATCGTCGATACGTGTTCGCGCATCACCGGGGACCACCCCGTGGTCTGCGCGGGATCGGTATCGATGGTCCCGAGGGGCACGGTATAGCCCACCGTACCGGCCAGCGCGGGATCGGGAAGGAAGCGCGCGTCGTGGACATAGCGCGGCGAATAGGCGCCGTGGCAGCCGGCGCAGGCGCCGTTGCCCTTCGGGCGCGGGATGTCGGCATTGGCTTCCTCGGCCCAGAGGTCCTTCTCGTGGAAGAGGACCGCTCCCTGCTCCGCCAGCTGCCGATCGATGCAGCGGGGATCGTCCCCTCCGGTCGGTTCGCCGTCGGAACCACTGCAGTAGCCGTGCGGATAGTCCGGTGCCTCGACGGTCAGCGTCCACTGATGGACATCCTCGAAGATGCCCTCGTTGGCCTTGACCTGGTCGCCGGAGAGTGCATTGACGCTGCCAAAGTACATGTTGCCGCGCACCGAATCGGTGGAATGTCCGCCGAACCAGAGATAGCGCGTCTTGTTGGATAGCCACCACCAGGCCGGCGGATCCTGATCCCCGGTGTTGGCGTGGGTGGGATAGACGAAGATCCGGTTGAAATCGAGGGTGTCCCAGTCGCGGATCAGGAAGATCGCCTCGATCTCGGTATCGGCGGCGTTGGTCCCGCGTGTGGTGTTGACGACCGGGATGTAGCCGAAGGCCGGCACCTGCAGCGCGTCCATCGCCTCGCCCACGCCGGGAATGTCGCGAGCGCCGGCGTTGATCAGATCGGCCAGCAACACCCCGAGCTCGGTATTCGTGTTGGGCAGGCCCATGAAGCTGCCGTGCGCGTTGGCGCCGTAGCTGCGGCTGTTGCCGGTGCCGTCGCGCCCGGCCACCTGGCCGCTGCCGATCTGGCCGGCGTGGCAGGAAAAGCAGTTGAGCCCGAGCGTGCCGTTGTAATTCCCGTCCGCATCGCGGCCCTGCGCCCAGCCCAGCGGCAGCGTGCCGCTGCCGCCGAAGTCCTCGCTGAGCTGATCCATCTCGCCCGGCAGCGGATAGGGATTGTGGATGTGGGCGGGCGGCGGGCTGTGACCGTAGCGCTCGAAGAGCTGCTGGTCGAAGTTCTCGGGCCGCCCCGGCATGCCCCACACGCGCCAGAGATTGTTCCAGGCCGCCGCGGATGTACCGGACACATTGATGCCGCTACCGAAGAATCCCTCGCCGTGCGCCTCGCCGGTCCCCATCGGCTGATCGCTCGGCCATCCCGCGATCCAGTCGTGGCCGCGCTGCACCGACGCGCGCCATTCCCCGCAGGTCTGCGGATCGGGGCGCGCCGAATAGATGGGCGCCTGTCCGGCGGCCTGGCGCAGCTCGTTCTGGCGCGCCTGGGTCTCGAAGAGGGTCTCGGTCTTGCAGATCTCGTAGGGATCGTTGAAGTGGACGGCGTACTGTTCGCTGTCGATCAGCCCGCCGTCGGGCGTGAGCAGGCGCC contains the following coding sequences:
- a CDS encoding beta-propeller domain-containing protein, with amino-acid sequence MSHAQIRSRLCRSILPLAAAALAACGSSGGDEPAAPGSDPLATPKNRLAQQAFESCDAFRTYFADALAEEYLTGYAYGYGCFGCGPAIAEGGDDLGGADGAPVASPEPSAPPQRDVTDTNTQVSGVDEADLIETDPDSTDIYFVSRDRGELLVIDTADPASPAVRARIDLDSERRVRGMYLDAANDRLAILFEAGYVYLDAPAVTGIAADAVIAPPPNFADGTEVRFFDVSDPAAPMAVGRYRNDGLLVDSRRIDDRIHLVTQFGFPYPSALQQDAAFQDLVYGDYPRALRNGDTAEQERLAREIRGRITAAVEAMPIADLLPEERVGDAPGQTLACTSVQRADVDTRLGMLMITSIDTDGGRPATLGTINNAWTVYGSRDNLYLLQTSGGWWFDRDQQQQTAIYRYAIGTGSAVPGPVGLADGWIDDPYQLDEHEGHLRVAATETRYNDAGERTERNNLMVLDVASMDEVGALRNFLPDKPRDTIRSARFLGDRGYVVTFEQIDPLVAFDLSSPANPVLAGQLDIPGFSSYIYPLGSDYLLTIGRSAGDGGIGTGNGFQLRLFDVTNLAAPTALADETPALLANEYAYSLAEYEPLAFTFLADGDDARSGLLSIPAQISAPDSTRALSGFMAYRIDPTQGVDGIDEYARIDHKDVPADGGDRCPPQRDELPPDGCGAFAPVRYNEPLRSAIAREGETTTLFTFSSAKLKVLDASDATASERATLRLD